DNA from Elaeis guineensis isolate ETL-2024a chromosome 2, EG11, whole genome shotgun sequence:
GCATTAATGCACCATAAAAGCAAATGTTCATCTGGTATTTTGCAAAATAGAATCAAAGTATAAAAGAAAGCATAAAACGAAAATAATGATTGTAACTAATGTTTCTAGTGAAGCGTCGACCATAAAATTATTCCTCATAAATTTCGGGTCGGCAATTCTCCATAAGAAGAAAACAGCAACATTAGCTCCAATCAAGCTTAGAAGGACTCCATCTGGTGTTGGCATCAAGTATCTCCTGCAAACAGGAGCAAGCAGAACCAACTAGCTTCGTAAGAAATACTTTAAAAACTCAAAAAGGCACACACATAAATTGATCTAGTGAAGCTAAACACAATAGACGAATTATATTAATAACTCCAACCCGTaaaacaattttgaaaaaaaaaaaaatcatcgaagAAGACTATAATTCATATTATGAATCATCTGCTACTAAAAGTTGGAAGCATTAAGAGTCCTGCTAGGCATTTATACGTCTTGATTTATtcactctcttttttctcttttttcctctcaCTTTTCTCCATACAAAAGACCCACAAAGCAAACCCTGGAAGCTTCAATTCTTACAGCTCTACTTCCAAACCAATGAGGAGAAACCTTAAGATACCTTGATCTCGATCTCTGAACACCAAAAAAACcagaacaaagaagaagaaaacacaCAACTTTCTTCCACTTTTTGCATAGAGAAAACACGAAAACAAATTAATAAAAACCCTAACCAGAAATTTCGCGACGAAGAGAAGAGCCGCCCAGCATCGAACCCGCGCCTCCTCTGTAGCGAGACCTTCCACAAGTGCGTCCCGCGATCAAAAAATCTTTCGAGACCGCCCTTGGCCATCGCCGACTTGGCGAGGGCCTGAGACGCGAGGAAGTCAAACGACCCCGAAGGGAGGCGGTCGCCGGAGCGCCATGAGCGGAGGGAGTCGGAGAGTAGACGAGAGAAGGGGTGGTGGTGGGGCTcgggaagaggagaagaggagaagacGGGAGAGCGAGAAGCCGAATTGGGAAGTCCTCTCTGTAGTGGGAGGGAAATGGGGTTGCTGGGGTTGTGGTTCTTCCTCCTGAGGAGGAGTTTGAGAGGGAGAAACCTCCGCATATCCCCCACCTTTCTAATTTTCTCCCGACTCTATCTCACTCCGGAGTTGGCTGCTCTTTGTATTGCTGGGTTCCCTGGGACTGTTTCTAGGCGCAGAGTCGCTGCCAAAATGGCTTGAAGAtgggaaaaacaaaaaaaaaaaaagtgcgtGCCTAGTCCGAGTGGTTAGGTGGGGAACAATATACTGCTTGCTGGAGTTGTACAGGGATTTGATTCTCTCACTTGGTGTTTAAGGCTTCTCGTAAATGATACtgagatttattattattattttttccaaATCATAGATGATATTGCATGAATGCCTAAGACATGACCATGCATTTGCCATTTATAAGGTCATAATGCAAGAACTCTACATGCCAACCATCACCTGGAGCATGAAAGTTTTTGTTGATGAACTGAAGAGAGACAGCCATTCATGACATGTTTGATTGGCAAGAGTTGGACTGTGGAATGAGAATGAAAACGAGTAACTCCCATTAGGGACTTCTATTGCCATAAGCTTCCGATCAGATTGCAATGCAATTTGGCAATAGAAAATAATGCTAGTCTACAAAGCAAGGACTCTTGCCGATACCTACAAAAAAGTTTATTTGCCGGAGTATGTCACATGGGGGACCCTTTAACGATCAAGTCAATCGGGAATTGGGaacaaaggaaggaagagaagaattGGATAATTATCCCTTAAGGATGCTTGAGAAACTTATCTAGAGAGTTCCCTCCTTTCCCCATTTGTAGATGAAGAGTCGGTGGTCATTTTTAGGAGAGTAACAGCTAGTCATTCCATAACCATAAACGTCAGGTTAACGCTTAGTGCTTATTTTGTTATTCCAGCAATACGATAATAATCCTGACAATCTCTTACCTGTTGTGTGAGATCTTAGGGATTCTCTATATAGGGCATTTACTGGCGATCTCAGAATAGTCCTTACACTAGATTGACGGCATCTTAACTGCATGGGCTACCTTAGCCCTATGACAGCTGATTCCACCATCATCTAAGGTCAATCTCGTATCAGTTGCTTCTACTCTTGAGTTCGAGGTCAGATTTAGCTCAGATAAAAAGAGGTAAAACTTTTCCTTAACTAAGGGTCATCAATTATGTCCAATTATCTTTTTCCATGGCTACAGTTAATGTGCCAGTTAGActtacaagatgtcataattttggatGTGACAGGCACACCACTTCAGGCCCGTAGCTCTCTATCTAGATCAACGGGTGACATGTGGAGGCAAATGGCATCGTTACGCCAAGTGGTAGGCTATTCACCTTTGTTGGAAGTATTATTTCGTGGATTTTGAACTTGGCCCGTATCATTCTACCACGTGTAGGGGTCGTGGGCACCTAAATGAAGCAT
Protein-coding regions in this window:
- the LOC105056995 gene encoding RHOMBOID-like protein 12, mitochondrial isoform X1; the encoded protein is MRRFLPLKLLLRRKNHNPSNPISLPLQRGLPNSASRSPVFSSSPLPEPHHHPFSRLLSDSLRSWRSGDRLPSGSFDFLASQALAKSAMAKGGLERFFDRGTHLWKVSLQRRRGFDAGRLFSSSRNFWRYLMPTPDGVLLSLIGANVAVFFLWRIADPKFMRNNFMVDASLETLISLDNFKSGRLHTLLTSAFSHSDLDHLVTNMIGLYFFGTNIGRLFGPEFLLKLYLAGALGGSIFFLVHKALIVPSTEGYRQWDHSRIPGLGASAAVNAIILLDVFLFPKNIIYVNLIMPVPAILMGAILIGTDLWRVKKGEGHISGSAHLGGAVVAALVWAGIKKGLI